The DNA segment TCGACGGCATCTGCCACGTCTATGTGGATCGCGCGGCCGATCTGGGGCAGGCCCTGGCGATTTGCGTCAATGCCAAGACCAGCCGGCCTTCGGTGTGCAACGCGATGGAGAATCTGCTGGTACACGAAGCGATCGCACCCCGTTTCTTGCCGCTGTTGGACCGGCAGTTGGGGGCCTTGGGAGTGGAGTTGCGCGGATGTCCGCGCACTCTTGCCCTGATTCCGGCCAAGGCCGCCACCGAGGAGGATTGGGATCGCGAGTATCTCGATCTGATTTTGTCGATCAAAGTGGTGGAGTCGCTGGACGAGGCGATCGACTTTATCGGCCGCCATGGCTCGGGGCTGGCCGACGCGATCGTGACCGCTGATTACGAGGCCGCGCGCCGCTTCCAACATGAGGTCGATTCCGCCACGGTGTACGTCAACGCGTCCACGCGTTTCACCGACGGTTTCGAGTTCGGTTTTGGAGCGGAAACCGGCATTTCCACCAATCGCCTGCATGCGCGGGGGCCGATGGGTTTGCGCGAGCTGACCACCTACAAGTATGTGATTTGGGGTCAGGGCCAAGTTCGCGGCTGAGTGCGGGAAGCGGCAAACCAGTGCGTATCGGACTATTCGGCGGCACCTTTAATCCGATTCACCACGGCCATCTGCGCGCCGCCGAGGAAGTGCGCGAGGTGCTGGGGCTGGATTTGGTCTATTTCATTCCGGCCGCGGCGCCACCGCACAAACCCAGCGCCCAGCTCGCGCCCGCCGACCATCGCCTGCGGATGGTTCAGGCCGCCACCAAGGGCAATCGCCATTTCATGGTCTCCGACAGCGAGGTTCGCCGTTCCGGCCGCTCTTACACCATCGATACGGTGCGTTACTTCATCGCCAACACCCGCCCGCCCGCCACGGTGTTTCTGATGATGGGCAGCGACGCGTTCGCCGAGCTGGAGGGGTGGAAGGATTGTGACGAGATCGTCCGCCTCTGCCATCTGGCAGTGCACAGCCGCGACCAGCTCGCCACCCAAGGCCAACCGGCGATTGTTGCCGCGCTCAGGCGTTTTGGCTACCGTAAGAGTGAGGATCGTTATCTGCACTCCGGCGGACAGACGCTGACCTTTGTATCCACCACGTTTCTGC comes from the Candidatus Binataceae bacterium genome and includes:
- the nadD gene encoding nicotinate-nucleotide adenylyltransferase produces the protein MRIGLFGGTFNPIHHGHLRAAEEVREVLGLDLVYFIPAAAPPHKPSAQLAPADHRLRMVQAATKGNRHFMVSDSEVRRSGRSYTIDTVRYFIANTRPPATVFLMMGSDAFAELEGWKDCDEIVRLCHLAVHSRDQLATQGQPAIVAALRRFGYRKSEDRYLHSGGQTLTFVSTTFLPISASTIRAGLQAQKSVRYLLPNDVLDYIQRHSLYSGVE